A portion of the Stigmatella aurantiaca DW4/3-1 genome contains these proteins:
- a CDS encoding citrate synthase: MPKDTLTITDNRTGKTYEVPVENGCIRTASLRQIKVGDDDFGLMGYDPAFLNTANCKSAITYIDGDKGILEYRGYPIEQLAEKSSFLEVAYLLINGALPTPKELEQFTHLVTHHTYVHENIKAFMDGFRYDAHPMSMLASTVAALSSFYPDAKSIKDEQSRSIQITRLIAKMPTIAAFSFRHSMGLPYIYPDNDLSYVANFLAMIRRIGTATYKAHPTLEHALDVLFILHADHEQNCSTTSVRTVGSSEVDPYSAVSAGIGALYGPLHGGANEAVLRMLREIGHISKIPEFIKSVKSGEGEKKLMGFGHRVYKSYDPRAKVIKRVADEVFEVTGKNPLLDIALELERIALQDEYFVKRKLYPNVDFYSGLIYEAMGFPVEMFPVLFAIPRTVGWCAQWEEMVKDPEQKIARPRQVFVGSKRRDYIPMDKRTAK; the protein is encoded by the coding sequence ATGCCCAAGGACACGCTGACCATCACGGACAACCGGACCGGGAAGACCTATGAGGTTCCGGTCGAGAACGGGTGCATTCGCACCGCCTCCCTCCGGCAGATCAAGGTAGGTGACGATGACTTCGGCCTGATGGGGTACGACCCAGCGTTCCTGAACACGGCCAACTGTAAGAGCGCCATCACCTATATCGATGGCGACAAGGGCATTCTGGAGTACCGGGGCTACCCCATCGAGCAGTTGGCCGAGAAGTCCTCGTTCCTCGAGGTGGCCTACCTGCTGATCAACGGCGCCCTGCCCACCCCCAAGGAGCTGGAGCAGTTCACCCACCTCGTGACGCACCACACGTACGTGCACGAGAACATCAAGGCGTTCATGGATGGGTTCCGCTACGACGCGCACCCCATGTCCATGCTGGCCTCCACCGTGGCGGCGCTGTCGAGCTTCTACCCGGACGCCAAGAGCATCAAGGACGAGCAGAGCCGCAGCATCCAGATCACCCGGCTCATCGCCAAGATGCCCACGATCGCGGCCTTCTCGTTCCGCCACAGCATGGGCCTGCCGTACATCTACCCGGACAATGACTTGTCCTACGTCGCCAACTTCCTGGCGATGATCCGGCGCATCGGCACCGCCACGTACAAGGCGCACCCGACGCTGGAGCACGCGCTGGACGTGCTCTTCATCCTGCACGCGGACCACGAGCAGAACTGCTCCACCACCTCCGTGCGCACGGTGGGCTCGTCCGAGGTGGACCCGTACTCGGCGGTCAGCGCGGGCATCGGCGCGCTCTACGGCCCGCTGCACGGCGGCGCCAACGAGGCGGTGCTGCGCATGCTGCGCGAGATCGGCCACATCTCGAAGATCCCCGAGTTCATCAAGTCGGTGAAGAGCGGCGAGGGCGAGAAGAAGCTGATGGGCTTCGGCCACCGCGTCTACAAGTCGTATGACCCCCGCGCCAAGGTCATCAAGCGCGTGGCGGACGAGGTGTTCGAGGTGACGGGCAAGAACCCGCTGCTGGACATCGCGCTGGAGCTGGAGCGCATCGCCCTGCAGGACGAGTACTTCGTCAAGCGCAAGCTGTACCCGAACGTCGACTTCTACTCGGGCCTCATCTACGAGGCGATGGGCTTCCCGGTGGAGATGTTCCCGGTGCTCTTCGCCATCCCGCGCACGGTGGGCTGGTGCGCGCAGTGGGAGGAGATGGTGAAGGACCCGGAGCAGAAGATCGCCCGGCCGCGGCAGGTGTTCGTCGGCTCCAAGCGCCGCGACTACATCCCCATGGACAAGCGCACCGCCAAGTAG
- a CDS encoding 3-dehydroquinate synthase — MSTPPLPPLPPGSYRPATDRWGSFSKLAARLPEGSLAVVDRTVAQLHPGLVPALEARRPRAIVQITGGERAKNFASLEKVLAGGLSLPRSGTLVVVGGGTLGDVATVAAHVLKRGVRLVQVPTTLLAAVDSSLGGKGAVDLVARGRVVKNPVGVFHYAEEAWICPEFFTSLSDAQRREGAIEAWKMVACLDARLFRKYTRQPPTLERLVKDARRLKESVCAQDPYEQSGLRRVLNFGHSFGHVLESLSRFKLSHGDAVGLGMLCALDAGRRLGVTPEPVALQVEQALEQGPGVLGRERIAALAQRASLKDVVTLLAADKKAGKSGELRMVLLTAIGAFDIRDVSEAEWRQLWPAWKKGIRP; from the coding sequence ATGAGCACACCCCCGCTTCCGCCGCTTCCCCCTGGCTCCTACCGCCCCGCCACCGATCGCTGGGGCTCCTTTTCCAAGCTCGCCGCACGGCTGCCCGAGGGGAGCCTGGCCGTGGTGGATCGCACCGTGGCCCAGCTCCACCCGGGCCTCGTCCCCGCGCTGGAGGCGCGCCGCCCCCGCGCCATCGTGCAGATCACCGGCGGGGAACGGGCCAAGAACTTCGCCTCGCTGGAGAAGGTGCTGGCCGGTGGGCTCTCCCTGCCCCGCTCCGGCACGCTGGTGGTGGTCGGTGGAGGCACCCTGGGCGATGTGGCCACGGTGGCCGCGCACGTGCTCAAGCGCGGGGTGCGGTTGGTGCAGGTGCCCACCACCCTGCTCGCCGCGGTGGACAGCAGCCTCGGCGGCAAGGGGGCGGTGGATCTCGTGGCGCGCGGGCGCGTGGTGAAGAACCCCGTGGGCGTCTTCCACTACGCGGAAGAGGCGTGGATCTGCCCGGAGTTCTTCACCTCGCTGTCCGATGCCCAGCGCCGGGAAGGCGCCATCGAGGCCTGGAAGATGGTGGCCTGCCTCGACGCGCGCCTCTTCCGGAAGTACACGCGGCAGCCGCCCACCCTGGAGCGGCTGGTGAAGGACGCGCGCCGGCTCAAGGAGAGCGTCTGCGCGCAGGACCCCTACGAGCAGAGTGGCCTGCGGCGCGTGCTCAACTTCGGCCACAGCTTCGGCCACGTGCTGGAGAGCCTGTCCCGCTTCAAGCTGTCCCATGGGGACGCGGTGGGCCTGGGCATGCTCTGCGCGCTGGATGCTGGGCGGCGCCTGGGCGTCACCCCCGAGCCGGTGGCGCTCCAGGTCGAGCAGGCGCTGGAACAAGGGCCTGGCGTGCTCGGCCGGGAGCGGATCGCCGCCCTGGCTCAGCGCGCGTCCCTGAAGGACGTGGTGACGCTGCTCGCCGCCGACAAGAAGGCAGGCAAATCGGGCGAGCTGCGCATGGTGCTGCTCACCGCCATCGGCGCCTTCGACATCCGGGACGTCTCCGAGGCCGAATGGCGCCAACTCTGGCCCGCCTGGAAGAAGGGAATCCGCCCATGA
- a CDS encoding AMP-dependent synthetase/ligase, producing the protein MEPPKTMVHVLHEQATRYEHRPALWSRHGGTYRPTSWHDYALRVRRFALGLRGLGFSARGTLGILGFNREEWLVADLAAMALGGVPVGLYTNSSVEQLEYILGDCEAEVLLVENEAFLKSALVLRERLPRLRHLIVMEAPERLPEGVLSYQDVLGRGMGVDEGPYWDAVQALSPEALATLIYTSGTTGSPKGVMLSHRNLVWTASAVLQEADFQVKPTRILSYLPLSHIAEQVLSLHGPLVAGAQVYFADSIDAMPRNLREVRPTFFFGVPRVWEKFKSKAEEGMRALSPVRQRVLAWARGAAAEYHARMLQGERVSPWLEAQYRLARRAVFAPLHAGIGLDQAEFLVTAAAPIGREVLDFFASIDLIVREVYGSSELTGPATLNTREATQLGSVGRPLMGVEMRIAEDGELLIRGGNVCMGYYKNDEATAELLKDGWLHTGDVGVLDAEGFTHITGRKKEIIVTSGGKKTAPANIEALLKTVAPVSHAVVIGERRKYLVALLTLDPKAARALAQEKGWPEEPRALAAEPRLHQYLEQAVAREVNPKLSRFETIKRIAILPEDFSVESGEMTPTLKVRRQAVEQKHAALIESLYAEGAGAESSG; encoded by the coding sequence ATGGAACCCCCCAAGACGATGGTCCACGTGCTCCACGAGCAGGCGACCCGGTACGAGCACCGTCCCGCCCTCTGGAGCCGCCACGGCGGCACGTACCGGCCCACCTCCTGGCATGATTACGCCCTGAGGGTGAGGCGCTTCGCACTCGGCCTGCGGGGGCTGGGCTTCTCCGCCCGGGGGACGCTGGGCATCCTCGGCTTCAACCGGGAGGAGTGGCTGGTGGCGGACTTGGCCGCCATGGCGCTCGGAGGCGTTCCCGTCGGGCTCTACACCAACAGCAGCGTGGAACAGCTGGAGTACATCCTCGGCGACTGTGAGGCGGAAGTCCTCCTGGTGGAAAACGAGGCGTTTCTGAAGTCCGCCTTGGTGCTGCGCGAGCGGCTGCCCCGCCTGCGTCACCTCATTGTCATGGAGGCCCCGGAGCGGCTGCCGGAGGGCGTGCTGAGCTATCAGGACGTCCTGGGGCGCGGCATGGGGGTGGACGAGGGGCCGTACTGGGACGCGGTCCAAGCCCTCTCGCCGGAGGCCTTGGCCACCCTCATTTACACTTCGGGAACCACGGGGTCTCCCAAGGGGGTGATGCTCAGCCACCGCAACCTGGTGTGGACGGCGTCGGCGGTCCTTCAGGAGGCGGACTTCCAGGTGAAGCCGACCCGCATCCTGTCCTACCTGCCGCTCTCGCACATCGCCGAGCAGGTGCTCTCCCTGCATGGGCCGTTGGTGGCGGGCGCCCAGGTGTACTTCGCGGACTCCATCGATGCGATGCCGCGCAATCTCCGGGAGGTCCGGCCCACCTTCTTCTTCGGGGTTCCCCGGGTCTGGGAGAAGTTCAAGTCCAAGGCGGAGGAGGGGATGCGCGCCCTGTCCCCGGTGCGCCAGCGCGTGCTGGCGTGGGCCCGGGGGGCGGCGGCCGAGTACCACGCCCGGATGCTCCAGGGAGAGCGGGTGTCGCCGTGGCTGGAGGCCCAGTACCGGCTGGCCCGCCGCGCGGTGTTCGCCCCCCTCCATGCGGGCATTGGCCTGGACCAGGCCGAGTTCCTCGTCACGGCGGCGGCCCCCATTGGCCGGGAGGTGCTCGATTTCTTCGCGTCCATCGATCTCATCGTGCGCGAGGTCTACGGCTCGTCCGAGCTGACGGGGCCCGCCACCCTCAACACCCGCGAGGCCACCCAGTTGGGCTCCGTGGGGCGCCCCCTGATGGGCGTGGAGATGCGGATCGCCGAGGACGGCGAGCTGCTCATCCGGGGGGGCAACGTGTGCATGGGCTACTACAAGAATGACGAGGCCACCGCGGAGCTGCTGAAGGACGGGTGGCTGCACACCGGGGATGTGGGCGTCCTGGACGCGGAGGGCTTCACCCACATCACCGGCCGGAAGAAGGAGATCATCGTCACCTCGGGCGGCAAGAAGACCGCGCCGGCGAACATCGAGGCCCTGCTCAAGACGGTGGCCCCGGTCTCCCACGCGGTCGTCATCGGCGAGCGGCGCAAGTACCTGGTGGCGTTGCTGACGCTGGACCCGAAGGCGGCGCGCGCCCTGGCCCAGGAGAAGGGCTGGCCAGAGGAGCCCCGGGCGCTGGCGGCCGAGCCTCGCCTGCACCAGTACCTGGAGCAGGCCGTGGCGCGGGAGGTGAACCCGAAGCTGTCCCGCTTCGAGACCATCAAGCGCATCGCCATCCTCCCGGAAGACTTCTCCGTCGAATCCGGGGAGATGACGCCCACCCTCAAGGTGCGCCGCCAGGCGGTGGAGCAGAAGCACGCCGCCCTCATCGAGTCCCTCTACGCCGAGGGCGCGGGCGCCGAGTCCTCCGGTTGA
- a CDS encoding 3-phosphoshikimate 1-carboxyvinyltransferase, whose product MSQLHIDPSHLTAARLTPPVSKSDAQRALVLAHLTGHWPLSSLQSEPEADLPADVRVLKRGVEALRLPPGPLRDVDCADGGAPFRILVTQAAVTPGARVRFTGTPRLGERPHGALFTSLREALGPKGLALTEGKPWPVELHAPEGTQNPVFRVPGDQSSQYASSLLLGSAALFLREKRPWSVEIQGTLTSAGYLELTLTWLRRFGFTVEESASRFTVTAYQPPQNAPALPGDWSSLGYLLLIAWRTGGSVERADPANAHPDQAILRLVQPAGLTPVTGPDLTMRLEGKARAGLVASGKECPDLLPTLAALGCVLPAPSTLTDVGILRVKESDRLEGIRTLVAAYGGRTTLEGETLTLTPPSAPPAHFSMNSHGDHRLAMVSATLSVLSGARLTLTGPECVEKSFPGFWRQMERTGVRLSE is encoded by the coding sequence ATGAGCCAGCTTCACATCGATCCCAGCCACCTCACCGCCGCGCGCCTCACCCCGCCCGTCTCCAAGTCCGACGCCCAGCGGGCGCTGGTGCTCGCGCACCTCACCGGCCACTGGCCCTTGAGCTCGCTCCAGTCCGAGCCCGAGGCCGACCTGCCCGCGGACGTGCGCGTCCTCAAGCGCGGCGTGGAGGCCTTGCGCCTGCCGCCGGGCCCCCTGCGCGACGTGGACTGCGCCGATGGAGGCGCCCCCTTCCGCATCCTCGTCACCCAGGCCGCGGTGACGCCGGGCGCCCGGGTGCGCTTCACCGGCACCCCGCGCCTGGGAGAGCGCCCCCACGGCGCGCTCTTCACGTCCCTCCGCGAGGCGCTCGGGCCCAAGGGCCTCGCCCTCACCGAGGGCAAGCCCTGGCCCGTGGAGCTCCACGCGCCCGAGGGCACCCAAAACCCGGTCTTCCGCGTTCCGGGAGACCAGAGCAGCCAGTACGCCTCCAGCCTCCTGCTGGGCAGCGCGGCGCTCTTCCTGCGCGAGAAGCGCCCCTGGAGCGTGGAAATCCAGGGCACCCTGACGAGCGCCGGCTACCTGGAGCTGACGCTCACCTGGCTGCGGCGCTTCGGCTTCACCGTCGAGGAGAGCGCCTCCCGGTTCACGGTGACGGCCTACCAGCCGCCCCAGAACGCCCCCGCCCTGCCCGGCGACTGGTCCTCCCTGGGCTACCTGCTGCTCATCGCATGGCGCACCGGCGGCAGCGTGGAGCGCGCGGACCCCGCCAACGCCCACCCCGATCAAGCCATCCTCCGGCTGGTGCAACCCGCGGGCCTGACCCCCGTGACGGGCCCGGACCTCACGATGCGCCTGGAGGGCAAGGCCCGCGCGGGGCTGGTGGCCTCGGGCAAGGAGTGTCCGGATCTGCTCCCCACGCTCGCGGCCCTCGGATGTGTGCTGCCCGCCCCCTCCACCCTGACCGATGTAGGCATCCTTCGCGTGAAGGAGAGCGACCGGCTGGAGGGCATCCGCACCCTGGTGGCCGCCTACGGCGGGCGCACCACGCTGGAGGGCGAGACGCTCACGCTCACGCCCCCGTCCGCCCCGCCCGCACACTTCTCGATGAATAGCCACGGAGACCACCGGCTCGCCATGGTTTCCGCAACCCTGTCGGTCCTGTCGGGCGCACGCCTGACACTGACCGGGCCTGAGTGTGTGGAGAAGAGCTTTCCTGGCTTCTGGCGACAGATGGAGCGCACGGGCGTCCGGCTGTCTGAGTGA